In Pseudomonas sp. Q1-7, the genomic window TGATGCCCTCCAGATAGAGCGCTGCAATGATCCGTTCCTTGTTGCCGAAATGGTGGTAGAGGCTGCCGATGCTGGCCCCCGAACGTTCACGGATCATCTCGATCGTGGTGGCATCGACGCCATGGTCCGTGAAGCAGGCCAAGGCGGCCTGGAGAATCTCGTCTTTGCGGGAGGGACGGCCCATGTATGTCCTCGGATGAGATTAGAATATTTTTCTAGAATACTTTTCTAGTTTTCGTATACTGCCCGGGTTCGCGTTTTTCCAGAAGCCCCTTCCACGCCAGGACAGATGCAATGAGCAGCTCGACAGAAACCCGGATCGACAACGGCAATGGCCACGTCATCAGCGCCAACTGGTTTCGCCCCGACGGCGACATCCAGGCCGCGGTGCTGATAGTACCCGCCATGGGGGTGCCGCAGCGCTACTACGCGCCCTTCGCCACCTGGTTGGCGGAGCGCGGTTACCTGGTTGCCACCTTCGACTACGTCGGCATGGGCCAATCGCGCAACGGCCACCTTCGTGACCTGGACGTGGATATCCTCGACTGGGCCCGCCATGACTGCAGCACCATGCTCTCCCTCGTAGCCAATGCCAGCGGCGACAAGCCGTTGTACTGGATAGGGCACAGCCTGGGCGGGCAGATCCTGCCGTTCGTGGACGGCGCCGAGCGCATCAGCAAGGTACTGACCATCGCCACCGGCAGCGGCTACTGGCGCGAAAACACCGCCGAACTGCGCCGCCGGGTCTGGCTGTTGTGGTTCCTGGTGGCGCCCCTGGTGACGCCGCTCGCCGGCTACTTCCCCGGCAAGCGTCTGGGCATGGTGGGCGATCTGCCCAAGGGCGTGATCCAGCAATGGCGCCGCTGGTGCCTGAACCCGGAGTACGCCGTGGGTGCCGAAGGCGAGAGCGTGAGGGCAGCCTACTCGGCGGTGCGCACGCCCATCACCTCCATCTCGTTCACCGACGACGAAATGATGTCCGGGCGCAACACCGAGTCACTGCACGGCTTCTATCGTCAGGCGCAGAAGACCTT contains:
- a CDS encoding alpha/beta hydrolase family protein, whose product is MSSSTETRIDNGNGHVISANWFRPDGDIQAAVLIVPAMGVPQRYYAPFATWLAERGYLVATFDYVGMGQSRNGHLRDLDVDILDWARHDCSTMLSLVANASGDKPLYWIGHSLGGQILPFVDGAERISKVLTIATGSGYWRENTAELRRRVWLLWFLVAPLVTPLAGYFPGKRLGMVGDLPKGVIQQWRRWCLNPEYAVGAEGESVRAAYSAVRTPITSISFTDDEMMSGRNTESLHGFYRQAQKTFKRIAPADVGEKNIGHFGFFKPQYRRSLWEDVLLPELA